Below is a genomic region from Escherichia ruysiae.
AAAGTTTAACTAACAGTTCAACCTATCAATTAATTGATGAACAGGTTGAGGCGTTTTTAATATCTCTGCGTCATCTGAGACGATTTTGCGCTACAGGATTTACGGCTTATCTGGGGGCATTCTTGAGCCCTGACTCCTCTGAAAACATAATTAGGCCATACCTGTGACCTGCTCTTCGTTGGTAAGGTTAGCGAATATTAATCTGAGTCCATTTTCCCAAACTCTGTCAGGCCGAAAACGGAGCTACCAGAAACATGAGCTTGTAAGCCCGCTTCCTGCATGTCACTCAATTCAACTTCTTGGCTATCCTCTAATCCGATAGAGAACATGGGATAGGCCCAGTTCCAATTCGGATCAGGAACCAAACTATTATTCTCTATCTTGAAAAAGCTGACCATGAGATGATGCCTTCCCTGTATCGCCTCTTCATCATTGATGTTGACCAGTACACCAAAGTGCTTGTAGCCGGCTTGTCCATTCTCGAACATTTTTATCTTGGTGCCGTTTCTGAACATCCAAAAAGAATGATTTCCAGTGGAATCAGCGACCTGCAAGTTATCTTCGTCAATTTCCCAATTAAGATATTGTTTGATATCAGACTTTGGTTTGAGTTTTTCGTCATTACTAAACCATTGTATTGCCGGAAGTGGAAGGTGAAGACCTTCCGGCTGGGGAGGCTGACCTGCAGCAATGGAATGCATGATCTCTGTCATTGATGGAAGCCCCATCAAATGCCATACATCATGGATATCCTTTTTAAGTATAAGAAGCCCTTTGGATACACCATCCGCGTAAGTTGACTTTAAGCGGACTAGTATGTCCTTGTTACCATCTTTGTCGAGGTCTTCAATGTTTACTGAAGAAGCCACAACCTCGTCGTCCCCTGCGTCTGGGATGATTGCCCAATACCCAATATCGTAGAATCCAGGTCTGCCAACCACCTTATCTATCAAACTCTGTCCAGAGGGCTCGAAGACCATCAGGAAACGGCTAAGGGCACCATTTGTGCTCACAGCTCTTCCGTAGACTACAACGGAGTTTGAGGTGCTTAGATCGAGAGACTCGCTAGCCACTGAGTCAAACGCCACTGAGTCCAAATGTGTGGCAAGCTGCTGCTGGATGCACTCCCGAGCCATTTCAACTAATTTTTCGCGAACATCAGCAGATCGTATTGGCTGTGAAGTGAAATGGAAAAGCCCTACTGTAGCCGCTATGCCTATTATTCCCGAAATAACGGTACTTAGAACCTGCTCCTTTACCACTTTCACAACTTTCATCAATAGCTTCTTCAACTTCACTTCAGGCACCTAAATACTATTAAACTTGTCATGGGAAAATCCGATTATTATTGTAGAGAACAACAAAAACTGGCCTCGATTTTAGAGTTTTTCCAGTATCTATTTTCCGACTCGTTCGGCGGTAATCCACCGTTATATTCATGAGGCCGGGGTGCACTATAATATTCAACTATATACTCTGTTTGTAGTGGCACATTAAATTTGGTGACAGATATGCATCACGTCCGCTCCTAGCACAGAGCGGACAGTCAGATTAGGTTTTACTCTGTGCCATAGATGAGTAATCTCACACCAGAGCTAATACGATTTATTGCGGCATTTCTGGCCATTCTATATCCGGAGCATTTTCCGGCTGAACGCGATTCAGTAGCACACGGTATTTTTTCCAGTGTGTCAGGCTTAACTTTTCTTCCTCGGTAGCCATATCTAAATCGACAGCATCCTGCAGCGTGGCAATAATTTCACCTGCATATGCAATCAGCTCTTTCTTCTGAGAGTCAGCCGCTCTGACAAGCGCATCACGCTCTGCATTCTCATCATTCACCCACGCATTTCCGTTCCATTTCTGATAATCCCCATCCGGGGAAATGGCTGTCACGTCTGGAGGTAATGCGCCAAGTTCAGAAATATAAATGGCTGCTCCCGTTTTCGTTTCGTAGACGGTCTTTCCGCGATGGTCTTCCATCAGTTCCCATTTCATTTCAGCTGCATTGAAAACGGCAGCAAAACCCGCCGGAATATCAGGCGGTGCAATATCTGTACTGTTTGCAGGCAGACCTGTATGCGGCGGAATATATGCGTCACTTTCACCAATAAATTCATTGGTTCCATCAAGTAAATTGAAAACGC
It encodes:
- a CDS encoding tail fiber assembly protein codes for the protein MAFRMSAEAQTIRVFNLLDGTNEFIGESDAYIPPHTGLPANSTDIAPPDIPAGFAAVFNAAEMKWELMEDHRGKTVYETKTGAAIYISELGALPPDVTAISPDGDYQKWNGNAWVNDENAERDALVRAADSQKKELIAYAGEIIATLQDAVDLDMATEEEKLSLTHWKKYRVLLNRVQPENAPDIEWPEMPQ